One window of Dermacentor andersoni chromosome 7, qqDerAnde1_hic_scaffold, whole genome shotgun sequence genomic DNA carries:
- the LOC129385481 gene encoding putative phospholipase B-like 2 has product MVKRDHEKLRDMDSIMAFMRYNDYKNDPLSRCNCTPPQNPAYAIAARYDLLCPNGKYDVPGMYRHGMGGIDVKVSSNAFCMGNETAYALVS; this is encoded by the exons ATGGTTAAACGAGACCACGAAAAACTTCGTGACATGGATTCCATTATGGCCTTCATGAG GTACAACGACTACAAGAACGACCCGCTTTCCCGCTGCAACTGCACCCCGCCGCAAAACCCGGCTTACGCGATCGCCGCCCGCTATGACCTGCTCTGCCCAAATGGAAAATACGATGTCCCAGGAATGTACCGTCATGGCATGGGCGGCATTGATGTCAAGGTATCTAGCAATGCTTTCTGTATGGGTAACGAGACTGCATACGCACTTGTCTCCTAA